The Mangifera indica cultivar Alphonso chromosome 8, CATAS_Mindica_2.1, whole genome shotgun sequence genome has a window encoding:
- the LOC123224072 gene encoding AT-rich interactive domain-containing protein 2-like — MLKDEQPIDFFKLFLVVREKGGYDKVSKNGLWDLVAKESGLGLSSSVSVKLVYATYLDALERWLDRVADYKKNLKSNSIDTGSSLSEYLMKLGEDFKSFLSYSNKMDEVYPHLEELDYEDDVNVCRKDVSMVAECKELEKCVNDEETIHIGPEKRYVDAVEVVNISDDSSLDDTDVMNCVLNLSDSGEQCNNEDMKSVLVGKSDGGNNSADSDKDGIVILDLEFVKEKEGSSSRHEKTEDSSCCKRKNESMWKMLSWIAGIAKNPCESMVGSLPERSKWKSYTNVELWKQVLSYREAAFFKRHVDSSAEQSTGQKNQKMHPCLYDDNVGSSYNLRERLSCSKKHLLETCSQSLSTGGQNGSSKGGIENDAGKELLQCIDYSTTLSVFDYDVEKPIPIGPGFQAEVPEWTGVPSESDDKWLGTQIWPVEKVEHRFLIERDRIGKGRQDSCGCQFPHSIECVRFHIAEKRSKLKLELSSAFHKWKIDKMGEEVMLSWTKEEQKRFKNIVRSNPPSLEKSFWDQIFKFFPAKSREELVSYYFNVFLLQRRAVQNRSNSDEVDSDDDYESESGLVTKTSVHETMKSPSSIFHSPNKKHKRSR, encoded by the exons ATGCTTAAAGATGAACAACCTATTGATTTCTTTAAACTCTTTCTGGTCGTGAGGGAGAAAGGTGGATATGATAAAGTTTCAAAGAATGGATTGTGGGATTTAGTAGCTAAAGAGTCCGGTTTGGGTTTGAGTTCTTCCGTGTCTGTTAAATTAGTTTATGCTACGTATTTGGATGCATTAGAGAGATGGTTAGATAGAGTTgctgattataaaaaaaacttgaaaagtaATTCAATTGATACTGGCTCAAGTTTGAGTGAGTATTTGATGAAGTTAGGAGaagattttaaaagttttttatcgTATTCAAATAAAATGGATGAGGTGTATCCACATTTGGAAGAACTGGATTACGAAGATGATGTGAATGTATGTAGAAAAGATGTTAGTATGGTGGCTGAGTGCAAGGAACTTGAAAAATGTGTTAATGATGAGGAGACTATACACATTGGTCCAGAAAAGAGATATGTGGATGCTGTAGAAGTTGTGAATATTAGTGATGATTCAAGTCTGGATGATACTGATGTAATGAATTGTGTACTGAATTTATCGGATTCAGGAGAACAGTGTAACAATGAGGATATGAAGAGTGTATTGGTGGGAAAATCGGATGGAGGCAATAACTCTGCTGATAGTGATAAAGATGGTATTGTGATACTGGATTTGGAATTTGTCAAAGAAAAGGAAGGGAGTTCTAGCCGTCATGAGAAAACAGAAGATAGTTCTTGTTGTAAGAGGAAAAATGAGTCTATGTGGAAAATGCTGAGTTGGATTGCTGGGATTGCGAAGAACCCATGTGAATCTATGGTTGGTTCATTACCTGAAAGATCGAAATGGAAGTCTTATACAAACGTGGAGTTATGGAAGCAAGTTTTATCTTATAGAGAGGCAGCTTTCTTTAAAAGACATGTTGATTCAAGTGCTGAACAATCTACTGGTCAG aaaaatcagAAGATGCACCCTTGCTTGTATGATGATAATGTTGGGAGCAGTTACAATCTCAGAGAGAGGTTAAGCTGCAGCAAGAAGCATCTTTTGGAGACTTGTTCACAGTCACTCTCCACTGGTGGCCAAAATGGCTCAAGTAAAGGGGGGATAGAAAATGATGCTGGCAAAGAATTGCTTCAATGCATTGATTACTCAACTACACTTTCAGTGTTTGACTATGACGTTGAGAAACCAATTCCTATAGGGCCAGGTTTTCAAGCTGAAGTTCCAGAATGGACTGGTGTGCCTTCTGAAAGTGACGATAAGTGGTTGGGGACCCAGATTTGGCCAGTGGAAAAGGTAGAACATAGATTTTTAATTGAAAGGGATCGTATCGGAAAGGGAAGACAAGATTCCTGTGGCTGCCAGTTCCCACATTCTATTGAATGTGTTAGATTTCATATTGCTGAGAAAAGGTccaaacttaaacttgaattgTCTTCAGCTTTTCACAAATGGAAAATTGATAAGATGGGTGAAGAAGTTATGCTCTCTTGGACCAAGGAAGAACAGAAGAGATTTAAGAATATAGTGAGATCAAATCCTCCATCTCTTGAAAAGTCCTTCTGGGATCAGATATTCAAGTTTTTTCCAGCCAAAAGCAGGGAAGAACTTGTGAGCTACTACTTTAATGTCTTCCTTCTGCAGCGCAGAGCAGTCCAAAACAGGTCCAACTCAGATGAAGTCGACAGTGATGATGATTATGAATCAGAATCTGGATTAGTAACTAAAACTTCTGTACATGAAACAATGAAGTCGCCGAGCTCCATCTTTCATTCCCCTAACAAGAAGCATAAAAGATCTAGGTAG
- the LOC123222582 gene encoding calmodulin-binding receptor-like cytoplasmic kinase 2, whose translation MKSPQPLYGRRNPRTGVESTPDRFSFSPSSSYSVASTVRRTSKNPVIAVARSVAEVFVGCFTPPETTSSKSFVDSREFKTTSTGFSDSSRTGSSRSRGSSRGVYSNPYNSTQNREPGNVKFTMEEIYKATRNFSPSFKIGQGGFGTVYKGRLDDGNVVAIKRAKKSLYDKHLGVEFQSEIRTLAQVEHLNLVRFYGYLEYQDERIVVVEYVPNGTLREHLDCVHGNILDLAARLDIAIDVAHAITYLHMYTDHPIIHRDIKSSNILLTENFRAKVTDFGFARLAADTESGATHVSTQVKGTAGYLDPEYLRTYQLTEKSDVYSFGVLLVELVTGRRPIEPKRELKERITAKWAMKKFADGDAISTMDPKLEQTDANNFALEKVLELALQCLAPRKQNRPSMRRCAEILWSIRKDYRELSASDIRLQPSYSQRSASTKEK comes from the exons ATGAAAAGTCCTCAACCACTTTACGGCCGACGGAACCCCAGAACCGGCGTAGAGTCAACGCCAGACCGCTTCTCTTTTTCGCCCAGTTCATCCTACTCTGTGGCATCAACTGTCCGCCGGACTTCCAAGAACCCCGTCATCGCCGTCGCCAGATCGGTGGCGGAAGTCTTTGTTGGTTGCTTCACCCCTCCTGAAACCACTAGCTCCAAGAGTTTTGTTGACTCACGCGAATTTAAAACTACTTCTACGG GGTTTTCGGATTCTTCAAGAACTGGTAGTTCAAGGAGCCGAGGTTCAAGTCGGGGTGTTTATTCGAATCCATACAATTCAACTCAAAACAGAGAGCCTGGAAATGTAAAGTTTACCATGGAGGAAATCTACAAGGCTACTAGAAACTTCTCCCCTTCGTTCAAAATTGGACAAGGTGGATTTGGAACTGTTTATAAGGGCAGATTGGATGATGGAAATGTTGTTGCAATTAAGCGAGCTAAGAAG AGTCTGTATGATAAGCATTTGGGTGTGGAATTTCAAAGTGAGATTCGAACACTAGCACAGGTGGAGCATTTAAATTTAGTCAGGTTTTATGGATACTTAGAGTACCAAGATGAAAGAATTGTTGTTGTGGAGTATGTTCCAAATGGAACTCTCAGGGAACACTTGGATT GCGTTCATGGCAACATTCTTGACCTTGCTGCAAGATTAGATATTGCAATTGATGTAGCACATGCTATTACCTATCTTCATATGTATACag ATCACCCAATCATTCATAGAGACATAAAGTCTTCCAACATTTTGTTAACTGAAAACTTTCGAGCCAAGGTAACAGACTTTGGTTTTGCTAGATTGGCAGCTGACACTGAATCAGGCGCCACCCATGTGTCAACCCAAGTTAAAGGAACCGCCGGTTACTTGGACCCAGAATACCTCAGAACCTATCAACTCACAGAGAAGAGTGATGTTTATTCATTTGGTGTGTTACTGGTTGAATTAGTCACAGGCAGGCGCCCAATTGAACCTAAACGCGAACTCAAGGAGAGGATTACTGCAAAATGG GCGATGAAGAAGTTCGCTGATGGAGATGCCATTTCAACCATGGACCCAAAGCTAGAACAAACTGATGCAAACAACTTTGCCCTTGAAAAAGTTCTTGAACTAGCATTGCAATGCCTGGCTCCACGCAAACAGAATAGGCCAAGCATGAGAAGGTGTGCAGAGATCCTATGGAGCATACGTAAGGATTACAGAGAGCTGTCAGCTTCAGACATCCGTTTACAACCCTCTTATTCCCAGAGGAGCGcttcaacaaaagaaaaataa
- the LOC123222581 gene encoding uncharacterized protein LOC123222581 isoform X2: protein MVQILIPCHCYYPILSLLLICFSSTWRCFSLGELNTNNTFSVSNFRYPETWLRPFDSRYIRVDLPPWFSSLSIRLESNVNLDFNKIFKVPISALPLICLRDGSLPLPDVSEITLKGLCSPSNGSSKVFEDLENVEQCFPMQENISVKLTNEQISPGVWYLGLFNGIGDTRTQSKMIVRGPTYAFIANISVEGCTTSTIWGQFCNQTVNPLSNSFDSPCHGIGETNVYSLDVVGITEQLTIMALNVSFNMTPSINTVNVSGTNIMCFARHGALPSSTLYDFSGDIQTDPLTIPSPKVGRWYITVIPANLSKELGEIHNTNAQVCYSLEWQVLECPLGKAGSNCMWESYNLQTGIRRDSFLFESSYVPVSGKVPADSADFPLEPLLSNSSYGGESDDIWTYFLMDVPVGAAGGNIHIQLTSDTKMKYEIYAKFGGLPSLQSWDYYYANRTNSSIGCMFFKLYNSSEEKVDFYILYAREGTWGFGIRHVNTSSSKTTMSISFERCPRRCSSHGQCTYDFDASGLTSYSYCSCDRDYGGFDCSVEIVSHQGHIWQSIALIASNAAALLPAYCSLRRKAFAEWVLFTSSGISSALYHACDVGTWCALSYNVLQFMDFWLSFMAVVSTFVYLTTVDEAFKRTIHTAVAILTALLALTKATRSSNIILVIAIGTFGLLVGWVVELSTKFRLFSFSIGSCRNVLDRQQTVTQWVCNLIKTLLLQFRWPVVLAGFTALAMAAISWKLESSENYWIWHSIWHVTMYTSSFFFLCSKKIDNVNSEVQRPGGETSYQLTRQNSIPSSDRREGRG, encoded by the exons gatttcaataaaatattcaagGTTCCTATCAGCGCTCTGCCTTTGATTTGCCTGAGAGATGGCAGTCTCCCTCTGCCAGATGTTTCAGAGATTACTCTAAAAGGTTTAT GTTCCCCCTCTAATGGATCTTCCAAGGTGTTTGAAGATCTTGAGAATGTGGAGCAATGTTTTCCAATGCAGGAAAATATATCAGTGAAGTTGACAAATGAGCAG ATATCTCCAGGAGTTTGGTATCTTGGCCTTTTCAATGGCATTGGAGATACAAGGACACAATCAAAGATG ATTGTTCGAGGCCCGACATACGCTTTCATTGCCAACATTAGTGTAGAAGGATGTACAACCTCAACAATATGGGGCCAATTCTGCAACCAGACAGTCAACCCTCTATC AAACTCTTTTGACTCTCCTTGCCATGGAATTGGTGAAACTAATGTATACTCCTTGGATGTGGTGGGAATCACAGAACAATTGACCATTATGGCTTTGAATGTCAGTTTCAATATGACACCTTCAATTAACACGGTAAATGTTAGTGGAACTAACATAATGTGTTTTGCTCGTCATGGTGCACTACCTTCATCAACCTTATATGATTTTTCGGGTGATATACAAACAGACCCACTCACTATTCCCTCACCTAAGGTTGGTCGCTGGTATATTACTGTTATACCTGCTAACCTTTCTAAGGAACTTGGAGAGATTCATAATACTAATGCACAAGTTTGCTATTCTTTGGAATGGCAAGTACTTGAATGTCCCTTGGGGAAGGCAGGATCAAATTGTATGTGGGAAAGTTATAATCTTCAG ACAGGAATCAGGAGAGATTCATTCCTATTTGAATCCAGTTATGTACCGGTCAGTGGAAAAGTGCCTGCAGATTCTGCTGATTTTCCTCTTGAACCTCTATTAAGCAATTCATCTTATGGTGGAGAATCAGATGATATTTGGACTTATTTTCTCATGGATGTTCCTGTTGGCGCAGCTGGAGGAAATATCCACATCCAACTGACATCAGATACAAagatgaaatatgaaatatatgcTAAATTTGGAGGATTACCATCTCTTCAGAGCTGGGATTATTACTATGCAAACAGAACAAATAGCAGTATCGGCTGCATGTTCTTCAAGTTGTATAATTCAAGTGAAGAAAAGGTTgatttttatatcttatatgCTAGAGAAGGAACTTGGGGCTTTGGAATAAGACATGTCAATACCTCTAGTAGTAAGACTACCATGTCTATTTCCTTTGAAAGGTGCCCAAGAAGATGCTCATCTCATGGGCAATGCACATATGATTTTGATGCTAGTGGATTAACGTCATACAG cTACTGCTCCTGTGATCGTGACTATGGTGGCTTTGACTGCAGTGTTGAAATTGTGTCTCATCAAG GGCACATATGGCAATCAATTGCTCTCATTGCATCAAATGCTGCAGCTCTACTTCCTGCCTATTGTTCTCTCCGACGGAAG GCATTTGCAGAATGGGTACTCTTCACATCTAGTGGTATTTCAAGTGCATTATATCATGCATGTGACGTTGGCACCTGGTGTGCATTGTCCTACAATGTCTTACAG TTCATGGACTTCTGGCTCTCTTTCATGGCTGTGGTGAGCACTTTTGTGTATCTAACTACTGTAGATGAAGCTTTTAAAAGGACAATTCACACGGCAGTAGCTATCCTTACAGCCCTTCTTGCTTTAACAAAGGCAACAAG GTCTTCCAATATTATTCTTGTGATAGCAATTGGGACATTTGGTCTTCTTGTTGGATGGGTGGTGGAACTCTCTACGAAGTTTAGGttgttttccttttcaattgGATCTTGTAGGAACGTGCTGGACAG GCAACAAACTGTTACACAATGGGTTTGTAATTTAATCAAGACATTGTTACTACAGTTTCGATGGCCAGTTGTCCTAGCAGGTTTCACAGCACTAGCAATGGCAGCAATAAGTTGGAAGTTAGAGAGCAGTGAAAATTACTGGATTTGGCACAG CATTTGGCATGTCACCATGTACACATCatccttcttcttcctttgttcaaaaaaaattgataacgTAAATAGTGAGGTACAAAGGCCAGGAGGAGAAACAAGCTATCAGTTAACTCGCCAGAATTCAATCCCAAGTAGTGATAGGAGGGAAGGAAGAGGCTGA
- the LOC123222492 gene encoding probable E3 ubiquitin-protein ligase RHB1A isoform X1 codes for MGGCCCSSRKPHLPGRPVYNHCPAALEEKEALTSHSGIVSTFRGGLLIDFHLEASTPDTFRPPPAPLPYDVVFGCLSSTDSESVEETISGSSFETSPKHEDLEELDCKTQASSLLISPRKSEVAKLNESIVAEEDTCPICLEEYDKENPKLFTKCKHHFHLSCILEWNERSDSCPICDQRNQMYHWVFMLQPLCVMKERCVLIVTGNYIQSHFD; via the exons ATGGGAGGTTGTTGCTGTTCTTCCAGGAAACCCCATCTACCCGGAAGACCTGTATACAACCAT TGTCCAGCAGCTTTGGAAGAGAAGGAGGCATTAACATCTCACAGTGGCATAGTCTCTACCTTTAGAGGAGGACTCCTGATTGATTTTCATCTGGAAGCATCAACACCTGACACTTTCCGACCCCCTCCTGCACCCTTACCATATGATGTTGTTTTCGGATGTCTATCATCAACAGATTCAGAGTCTGTTGAAGAAACAATTAGTGGCAGTAGTTTTGAAACATCACCCAAACATGAAGATCTTGAAGAATTAGACTGCAAAACTCAAGCTAGTTCTTTGCTTATCTCACCAAGGAAATCAGAAGTTGCGAAATTAAATGAATCCATTGTGGCGGAAGAGGACACCTGTCCCATTTGTCTTGAAG AATATGATAAAGAGAATCCAAAACTTTTCACTAAATGTAaacatcattttcatctctCATGCATTTTGGAGTGGAATGAAAGAAGTGACTCCTGCCCCATTTGTGATCAG AGGAATCAAATGTATCACTGGGTTTTTATGTTGCAGCCCCTATGTGTCATGAAAGAGAGATGTGTTCTCATTGTCACAGGAAATTATATTCAATCACATTTTGATTAG
- the LOC123222581 gene encoding uncharacterized protein LOC123222581 isoform X1, protein MVQILIPCHCYYPILSLLLICFSSTWRCFSLGELNTNNTFSVSNFRYPETWLRPFDSRYIRVDLPPWFSSLSIRLESNVNLDFNKIFKVPISALPLICLRDGSLPLPDVSEITLKGLCSPSNGSSKVFEDLENVEQCFPMQENISVKLTNEQISPGVWYLGLFNGIGDTRTQSKMIVRGPTYAFIANISVEGCTTSTIWGQFCNQTVNPLSCVQSDSYNLNGNFSDSKVNNRTTENVVSCRNSFDSPCHGIGETNVYSLDVVGITEQLTIMALNVSFNMTPSINTVNVSGTNIMCFARHGALPSSTLYDFSGDIQTDPLTIPSPKVGRWYITVIPANLSKELGEIHNTNAQVCYSLEWQVLECPLGKAGSNCMWESYNLQTGIRRDSFLFESSYVPVSGKVPADSADFPLEPLLSNSSYGGESDDIWTYFLMDVPVGAAGGNIHIQLTSDTKMKYEIYAKFGGLPSLQSWDYYYANRTNSSIGCMFFKLYNSSEEKVDFYILYAREGTWGFGIRHVNTSSSKTTMSISFERCPRRCSSHGQCTYDFDASGLTSYSYCSCDRDYGGFDCSVEIVSHQGHIWQSIALIASNAAALLPAYCSLRRKAFAEWVLFTSSGISSALYHACDVGTWCALSYNVLQFMDFWLSFMAVVSTFVYLTTVDEAFKRTIHTAVAILTALLALTKATRSSNIILVIAIGTFGLLVGWVVELSTKFRLFSFSIGSCRNVLDRQQTVTQWVCNLIKTLLLQFRWPVVLAGFTALAMAAISWKLESSENYWIWHSIWHVTMYTSSFFFLCSKKIDNVNSEVQRPGGETSYQLTRQNSIPSSDRREGRG, encoded by the exons gatttcaataaaatattcaagGTTCCTATCAGCGCTCTGCCTTTGATTTGCCTGAGAGATGGCAGTCTCCCTCTGCCAGATGTTTCAGAGATTACTCTAAAAGGTTTAT GTTCCCCCTCTAATGGATCTTCCAAGGTGTTTGAAGATCTTGAGAATGTGGAGCAATGTTTTCCAATGCAGGAAAATATATCAGTGAAGTTGACAAATGAGCAG ATATCTCCAGGAGTTTGGTATCTTGGCCTTTTCAATGGCATTGGAGATACAAGGACACAATCAAAGATG ATTGTTCGAGGCCCGACATACGCTTTCATTGCCAACATTAGTGTAGAAGGATGTACAACCTCAACAATATGGGGCCAATTCTGCAACCAGACAGTCAACCCTCTATCGTGTGTTCAATCTGACAGTTATAATCTGAATGGAAACTTTTCTGATAGTAAGGTGAACAACAGGACAACTGAAAATGTGGTTTCTTGCAGAAACTCTTTTGACTCTCCTTGCCATGGAATTGGTGAAACTAATGTATACTCCTTGGATGTGGTGGGAATCACAGAACAATTGACCATTATGGCTTTGAATGTCAGTTTCAATATGACACCTTCAATTAACACGGTAAATGTTAGTGGAACTAACATAATGTGTTTTGCTCGTCATGGTGCACTACCTTCATCAACCTTATATGATTTTTCGGGTGATATACAAACAGACCCACTCACTATTCCCTCACCTAAGGTTGGTCGCTGGTATATTACTGTTATACCTGCTAACCTTTCTAAGGAACTTGGAGAGATTCATAATACTAATGCACAAGTTTGCTATTCTTTGGAATGGCAAGTACTTGAATGTCCCTTGGGGAAGGCAGGATCAAATTGTATGTGGGAAAGTTATAATCTTCAG ACAGGAATCAGGAGAGATTCATTCCTATTTGAATCCAGTTATGTACCGGTCAGTGGAAAAGTGCCTGCAGATTCTGCTGATTTTCCTCTTGAACCTCTATTAAGCAATTCATCTTATGGTGGAGAATCAGATGATATTTGGACTTATTTTCTCATGGATGTTCCTGTTGGCGCAGCTGGAGGAAATATCCACATCCAACTGACATCAGATACAAagatgaaatatgaaatatatgcTAAATTTGGAGGATTACCATCTCTTCAGAGCTGGGATTATTACTATGCAAACAGAACAAATAGCAGTATCGGCTGCATGTTCTTCAAGTTGTATAATTCAAGTGAAGAAAAGGTTgatttttatatcttatatgCTAGAGAAGGAACTTGGGGCTTTGGAATAAGACATGTCAATACCTCTAGTAGTAAGACTACCATGTCTATTTCCTTTGAAAGGTGCCCAAGAAGATGCTCATCTCATGGGCAATGCACATATGATTTTGATGCTAGTGGATTAACGTCATACAG cTACTGCTCCTGTGATCGTGACTATGGTGGCTTTGACTGCAGTGTTGAAATTGTGTCTCATCAAG GGCACATATGGCAATCAATTGCTCTCATTGCATCAAATGCTGCAGCTCTACTTCCTGCCTATTGTTCTCTCCGACGGAAG GCATTTGCAGAATGGGTACTCTTCACATCTAGTGGTATTTCAAGTGCATTATATCATGCATGTGACGTTGGCACCTGGTGTGCATTGTCCTACAATGTCTTACAG TTCATGGACTTCTGGCTCTCTTTCATGGCTGTGGTGAGCACTTTTGTGTATCTAACTACTGTAGATGAAGCTTTTAAAAGGACAATTCACACGGCAGTAGCTATCCTTACAGCCCTTCTTGCTTTAACAAAGGCAACAAG GTCTTCCAATATTATTCTTGTGATAGCAATTGGGACATTTGGTCTTCTTGTTGGATGGGTGGTGGAACTCTCTACGAAGTTTAGGttgttttccttttcaattgGATCTTGTAGGAACGTGCTGGACAG GCAACAAACTGTTACACAATGGGTTTGTAATTTAATCAAGACATTGTTACTACAGTTTCGATGGCCAGTTGTCCTAGCAGGTTTCACAGCACTAGCAATGGCAGCAATAAGTTGGAAGTTAGAGAGCAGTGAAAATTACTGGATTTGGCACAG CATTTGGCATGTCACCATGTACACATCatccttcttcttcctttgttcaaaaaaaattgataacgTAAATAGTGAGGTACAAAGGCCAGGAGGAGAAACAAGCTATCAGTTAACTCGCCAGAATTCAATCCCAAGTAGTGATAGGAGGGAAGGAAGAGGCTGA
- the LOC123222492 gene encoding probable E3 ubiquitin-protein ligase RHB1A isoform X3: MGGCCCSSRKPHLPGRPVYNHCPAALEEKEALTSHSGIVSTFRGGLLIDFHLEASTPDTFRPPPAPLPYDVVFGCLSSTDSESVEETISGSSFETSPKHEDLEELDCKTQASSLLISPRKSEVAKLNESIVAEEDTCPICLEEYDKENPKLFTKCKHHFHLSCILEWNERSDSCPICDQVVIYLED; the protein is encoded by the exons ATGGGAGGTTGTTGCTGTTCTTCCAGGAAACCCCATCTACCCGGAAGACCTGTATACAACCAT TGTCCAGCAGCTTTGGAAGAGAAGGAGGCATTAACATCTCACAGTGGCATAGTCTCTACCTTTAGAGGAGGACTCCTGATTGATTTTCATCTGGAAGCATCAACACCTGACACTTTCCGACCCCCTCCTGCACCCTTACCATATGATGTTGTTTTCGGATGTCTATCATCAACAGATTCAGAGTCTGTTGAAGAAACAATTAGTGGCAGTAGTTTTGAAACATCACCCAAACATGAAGATCTTGAAGAATTAGACTGCAAAACTCAAGCTAGTTCTTTGCTTATCTCACCAAGGAAATCAGAAGTTGCGAAATTAAATGAATCCATTGTGGCGGAAGAGGACACCTGTCCCATTTGTCTTGAAG AATATGATAAAGAGAATCCAAAACTTTTCACTAAATGTAaacatcattttcatctctCATGCATTTTGGAGTGGAATGAAAGAAGTGACTCCTGCCCCATTTGTGATCAG GTTGTAATTTATCTTGAAGATTGA
- the LOC123222564 gene encoding ubiquitin-conjugating enzyme E2-23 kDa-like, giving the protein MSSPSKRREMDLMKLMMSDYKVEMINDRMQEFYVHFHGPNESPYHGGVWRIKVELPDAYPYKSPSIGFVNKIYHPNIDEMSGSVCLDVINQTWSPMFDLVNVFEVFLPQLLLYPNPLDPLNGEAAALMMRDRPAYEQRVKEFSEKYARPEDIEATSEEDSGDEEMSEDEYDSSDEAVAGQADP; this is encoded by the exons atgtCTTCACCAAGCAAACGACGAGAGATGGACTTGATGAAACT GATGATGAGTGATTACAAGGTAGAGATGATCAATGATCGCATGCAGGAGTTCTACGTACATTTTCATGGACCTAATGAGA GTCCTTATCATGGAGGTGTATGGAGGATAAAAGTGGAGCTACCAGATGCATATCCATATAAATCTCCATCGATAGGCTTTGTTAATAAGATCTACCATCCAAACATTGATGAGAT GTCTGGCTCTGTTTGTTTAGATGTTATTAATCAGACTTGGAGCCCCATGTTTG ATCTGGTTAATGTGTTTGAAGTATTTCTGCCCCAACTTCTTCTCTATCCCAACCCTTTAGACCCATTGAATGGAGAGGCTGCAGCACTGATGATGCGAGATCGACCAGCTTATGAACAAAGAGTAAAAG AGTTCTCTGAGAAATATGCCCGACCAGAAGATATAGAAGCCACTTCAGAAGAGGACTCAGGTGATGAGGAGATGAGTGAAGATGAATATGATTCAAGCGATGAGGCAGTGGCAGGCCAAGCTGACCCATAG
- the LOC123222492 gene encoding probable E3 ubiquitin-protein ligase RHB1A isoform X2 translates to MANNVMFRCFYQECCFQCPAALEEKEALTSHSGIVSTFRGGLLIDFHLEASTPDTFRPPPAPLPYDVVFGCLSSTDSESVEETISGSSFETSPKHEDLEELDCKTQASSLLISPRKSEVAKLNESIVAEEDTCPICLEEYDKENPKLFTKCKHHFHLSCILEWNERSDSCPICDQRNQMYHWVFMLQPLCVMKERCVLIVTGNYIQSHFD, encoded by the exons ATGGCGAATAATGTTATGTTTAGATGTTTCTATCAAGAATGTTGCTTTCAG TGTCCAGCAGCTTTGGAAGAGAAGGAGGCATTAACATCTCACAGTGGCATAGTCTCTACCTTTAGAGGAGGACTCCTGATTGATTTTCATCTGGAAGCATCAACACCTGACACTTTCCGACCCCCTCCTGCACCCTTACCATATGATGTTGTTTTCGGATGTCTATCATCAACAGATTCAGAGTCTGTTGAAGAAACAATTAGTGGCAGTAGTTTTGAAACATCACCCAAACATGAAGATCTTGAAGAATTAGACTGCAAAACTCAAGCTAGTTCTTTGCTTATCTCACCAAGGAAATCAGAAGTTGCGAAATTAAATGAATCCATTGTGGCGGAAGAGGACACCTGTCCCATTTGTCTTGAAG AATATGATAAAGAGAATCCAAAACTTTTCACTAAATGTAaacatcattttcatctctCATGCATTTTGGAGTGGAATGAAAGAAGTGACTCCTGCCCCATTTGTGATCAG AGGAATCAAATGTATCACTGGGTTTTTATGTTGCAGCCCCTATGTGTCATGAAAGAGAGATGTGTTCTCATTGTCACAGGAAATTATATTCAATCACATTTTGATTAG